A DNA window from Gemmatimonadota bacterium contains the following coding sequences:
- a CDS encoding MoxR family ATPase, giving the protein MTTDHTNTPDDIKVIHDRIYEQSVFVDRLISEIGKVIVGQQYMIERLLIGLLTNGHILLEGVPGLAKTLAVRTLASTVSARFQRIQFTPDLLPADLTGTMIYQAGSGEFIAKKGPVFAHLILADEINRAPAKVQSALLEAMQEHQVTIGDETFPLEDPFLVLATQNPIEQEGTYPLPEAQVDRFMLKLTTTYPRKEEELEILDRMTSGEPAEVEQVVSLEDIVQARSIINRVYMDDKIKQYIVDLVFATRNPEDYGELAEIRDLVEYGASPRATIYLATAARAHAFLRRRGYVTPEDVKSIGMDVMRHRVIVTYEAEAEDMTSEQILQRVFDCVEIP; this is encoded by the coding sequence CGAACACACCGGACGACATCAAGGTCATCCACGACCGGATCTACGAGCAAAGCGTCTTCGTCGACCGGCTGATCTCGGAAATCGGCAAGGTGATCGTCGGTCAGCAGTACATGATCGAACGGCTGCTGATCGGCCTGCTGACCAACGGGCACATATTGCTCGAAGGCGTGCCGGGCCTGGCCAAGACCCTGGCCGTGCGCACCCTGGCGTCGACTGTGTCGGCCCGGTTCCAGCGCATCCAGTTCACGCCGGACCTGCTCCCCGCCGATCTCACGGGCACCATGATCTACCAGGCGGGCAGCGGGGAGTTCATCGCCAAGAAGGGTCCTGTTTTCGCCCATCTCATCCTGGCCGACGAGATCAACCGGGCGCCCGCGAAAGTGCAGAGCGCCTTGCTGGAAGCCATGCAGGAGCACCAGGTCACCATCGGAGACGAGACTTTCCCGCTGGAGGACCCCTTCCTGGTGCTCGCCACGCAGAACCCCATCGAGCAGGAAGGGACCTACCCCCTGCCGGAGGCCCAGGTCGACCGCTTCATGCTCAAGCTGACGACGACCTATCCCCGCAAGGAAGAGGAACTGGAGATCCTGGACCGCATGACGTCCGGCGAACCGGCGGAAGTGGAACAGGTCGTCTCGCTGGAGGATATCGTCCAGGCGAGGTCGATCATCAACCGGGTCTACATGGACGACAAGATCAAGCAGTACATCGTCGACCTGGTCTTCGCGACCCGCAACCCGGAGGACTACGGCGAGCTCGCCGAGATCCGCGACCTGGTGGAGTACGGCGCCTCGCCCCGGGCGACGATCTACCTGGCGACGGCCGCGCGCGCCCACGCCTTCCTGCGCCGCAGGGGCTACGTGACGCCCGAGGACGTGAAGTCGATCGGGATGGACGTTATGCGCCACCGCGTCATCGTCACCTACGAAGCCGAGGCCGAGGACATGACCTCGGAACAGATACTCCAGCGTGTGTTCGACTGTGTAGAGATCCCTTGA